The following coding sequences lie in one Sphingobium sp. KCTC 72723 genomic window:
- the rhmD gene encoding L-rhamnonate dehydratase: MFREWCVPIVTPIKKLPKIKHVRAFTVRGGGADYHDQGEGHWIDDHIATPMSRYPEYRQSRQSFGINVLGTLVVEIEAEDGTIGFAVTTGGEPAAFIVEKHLARFLEGRSPTDYEKIWDQMYFSTQYYGRKGLVVNAISGVDLALWDLLGKLRQEPVHHLLGGAVRDELQFYATGARPDVAKEFGFIGGKMPLHHGPAEGIEGLKKNIAELADMREKCGPDFWLMWDCWMALDVDYATRLAIAAHEHGLKWIEEAISPDDYWGYQQLKRNVPKGMLVTTGEHEATRWGFRMLLEMDCCDIIQPDVGWCGGVTELLKISALADAHGKMVVPHGSSVYSYHFVITRHNSPFAEFLMMHPGPTEVVPMFHPQLIGEPVPENGRLKASALDAPGFGVELNRDIAMHRPYSH; the protein is encoded by the coding sequence ATGTTCAGGGAGTGGTGTGTGCCGATCGTGACCCCGATTAAAAAATTGCCGAAAATCAAGCATGTCCGGGCCTTCACCGTGCGCGGTGGCGGGGCGGACTATCATGACCAGGGCGAAGGCCACTGGATCGACGACCACATCGCCACGCCCATGTCGCGCTATCCCGAATATCGCCAGTCGCGCCAGAGCTTCGGCATCAATGTGCTGGGAACTTTGGTGGTGGAGATCGAGGCGGAGGACGGCACGATCGGCTTTGCGGTGACGACCGGCGGCGAACCGGCGGCGTTCATCGTGGAAAAGCATCTGGCGCGCTTTCTGGAAGGCCGTAGCCCCACCGATTATGAGAAAATCTGGGACCAGATGTATTTTTCGACCCAATATTATGGGCGCAAGGGACTGGTCGTGAATGCGATTTCCGGGGTCGACCTGGCGCTGTGGGACTTGCTGGGCAAGTTGCGGCAGGAGCCGGTCCATCATCTGCTGGGCGGGGCGGTGCGCGACGAATTGCAATTCTACGCCACTGGCGCGCGGCCCGATGTGGCCAAGGAGTTCGGCTTCATCGGTGGCAAGATGCCGCTGCACCATGGCCCGGCCGAGGGGATCGAGGGGCTGAAAAAGAATATCGCCGAACTGGCGGACATGCGCGAAAAATGCGGTCCCGATTTCTGGCTGATGTGGGATTGCTGGATGGCGCTGGACGTGGATTATGCCACGCGGCTGGCCATCGCGGCGCACGAACATGGGTTGAAGTGGATCGAGGAAGCGATCAGCCCCGACGATTATTGGGGTTACCAGCAGTTGAAGCGCAACGTCCCCAAGGGGATGCTGGTGACGACCGGCGAGCATGAGGCGACCCGATGGGGTTTCCGCATGTTGCTGGAAATGGATTGCTGCGACATCATCCAGCCCGATGTCGGCTGGTGCGGCGGCGTGACCGAATTGCTCAAGATCAGCGCGCTGGCGGACGCCCATGGCAAGATGGTCGTGCCGCATGGTTCATCAGTCTATTCCTATCATTTCGTCATCACGCGCCACAATTCGCCCTTCGCCGAATTCCTGATGATGCATCCGGGGCCGACCGAGGTGGTGCCGATGTTCCATCCGCAACTGATCGGCGAGCCGGTGCCGGAAAATGGCCGGTTGAAGGCCAGTGCGCTGGATGCGCCCGGCTTCGGCGTCGAACTGAACCGCGATATCGCGATGCACCGCCCTTATAGTCATTGA
- a CDS encoding SDR family NAD(P)-dependent oxidoreductase, with the protein MSIFAGRYDGRCAIVTGGASGLGKMVAARIVAEGGKVVLWDVNPQALAAAGDEVGASAVAALDVSDQAAVEEAAKASADALGKIDILVCSAGITGATASVWDYPLDSWQRVIDINLNGLFYCNRAVVPYMLENGYGRIVNLASVAGKEGNPNASAYSASKAGVIGLTKSLGKELAGKGVIANALTPATFESPILAQLPQSQVDYMRSKIPMGRLGEVSESAAMVCFMASEECSFTTASTFDTSGGRTTF; encoded by the coding sequence ATGAGCATTTTTGCAGGACGCTATGACGGGCGCTGCGCCATTGTTACGGGTGGCGCGTCGGGGCTGGGCAAAATGGTGGCCGCGCGGATCGTCGCGGAAGGCGGCAAGGTGGTGCTGTGGGACGTGAACCCGCAAGCGCTGGCGGCCGCCGGGGATGAGGTTGGCGCGAGCGCCGTAGCCGCGCTGGACGTGTCCGATCAGGCGGCGGTGGAAGAAGCGGCCAAGGCCAGCGCCGACGCGCTGGGCAAGATCGACATTCTCGTCTGTTCGGCCGGGATCACCGGCGCGACCGCGAGCGTATGGGACTATCCGCTCGATAGCTGGCAGCGGGTCATCGACATCAACCTGAACGGCCTGTTCTACTGCAACCGGGCAGTGGTGCCGTACATGCTGGAAAATGGCTATGGGCGGATCGTCAATCTCGCTTCGGTCGCTGGCAAGGAGGGCAACCCCAATGCGTCGGCCTATTCCGCGAGCAAGGCGGGCGTGATCGGCCTGACCAAGAGCCTGGGCAAGGAGCTGGCGGGCAAGGGCGTGATTGCCAATGCGCTGACTCCCGCGACCTTCGAAAGCCCGATTCTGGCGCAACTGCCCCAGAGCCAGGTCGATTATATGCGATCCAAAATCCCCATGGGCCGTCTGGGCGAAGTCAGCGAATCCGCCGCGATGGTGTGCTTCATGGCGAGCGAGGAGTGCAGCTTCACCACCGCGTCGACATTCGACACGTCGGGTGGGCGCACGACCTTTTAA
- a CDS encoding fumarylacetoacetate hydrolase family protein, producing MKFCRFGPRGQEKPGIVDADGNIRDLSGVVADLTVETLAAAKAADVASLPIVEGTPRYGVPLKGVGKIVAIGLNYEDHAIESNLPIPSEPMMFMKALSSFNGPNDEVMLPKGATHGDWEVELGVIIGETCRFVSEEDALSKVAGYTLVNDVSERFNQKQRGTQWSKGKGHDTFCPTGPWLVTPDEVGEPQDLDMYLDLNGDRMQTGNTKTMIFNVAQLISYVSEYITLYPGDLMITGTPPGVGEGKKPTAIYLKAGDVMELGIAKLGVQTQNVVEWRHLGDEVLG from the coding sequence ATGAAATTTTGCCGTTTTGGTCCGCGTGGCCAGGAAAAGCCCGGTATCGTCGATGCCGATGGCAACATCCGCGACCTGTCGGGCGTGGTCGCCGACCTGACCGTCGAGACGCTGGCCGCTGCCAAGGCGGCCGATGTCGCTTCGCTGCCGATCGTGGAGGGGACGCCGCGCTATGGCGTGCCATTGAAGGGCGTGGGTAAGATCGTCGCCATTGGTTTGAATTATGAGGACCATGCGATCGAATCCAACCTGCCGATCCCGTCCGAACCGATGATGTTCATGAAGGCGCTGTCGTCGTTCAACGGGCCGAATGATGAAGTGATGCTGCCCAAGGGGGCGACTCATGGCGACTGGGAAGTCGAACTGGGCGTCATCATCGGTGAAACCTGCCGCTTCGTGTCGGAAGAGGACGCGCTGTCGAAGGTTGCGGGCTATACTTTGGTCAACGACGTGTCCGAACGCTTCAACCAGAAGCAGCGCGGCACGCAGTGGAGCAAGGGCAAGGGGCATGACACATTCTGCCCGACTGGTCCCTGGCTGGTGACGCCCGACGAAGTGGGCGAACCCCAGGATCTGGACATGTATCTGGACCTGAACGGCGACCGGATGCAGACCGGCAATACGAAGACCATGATCTTCAACGTCGCGCAGCTGATTTCCTATGTCAGCGAATATATCACGCTGTATCCGGGTGACCTGATGATCACCGGCACCCCGCCGGGCGTGGGCGAAGGCAAGAAGCCGACCGCCATTTACCTCAAGGCCGGTGACGTCATGGAACTGGGCATCGCCAAGCTGGGCGTGCAGACGCAGAATGTCGTGGAATGGCGGCATCTGGGCGACGAGGTGCTGGGATGA